The genome window CTACCTACTGGTAAAGGTATATTTTCATAACGAGATAGATTAACACCTGAACCATAAACTCGTTTAGTTCGATCTGCGGGGACTATTTTTTGATCAATAAATACTTGTTGATTATCTGGATTTTGGAAAATAACGGAAGAAGCCTTACTCAAAGCTAATTTATATAAACCCGTTGCAATGTTACCTAATAGATTACGTTTAAAGCCACCACGTTGAAAAGCAAAACCCAAACCAGTAATTAACCCATAGAATTGAGAATCGCTATAAAAACGGGCAGCTATTCCTCCCCAGATAACTGGCTTGATAGTATAAGCTATTATCTTATCTGGTTTTTCTAATTTGAAAGTTTTGTATAAGGATATTAGTACTTTCAAATCAGAAAAAGGATTTAATCCATTTCGTTCAATTGGGAAAGACTTAAAGCGACACCCCAAAGATTCTACATTTAGTTTCAAATTTGAATCTGCAAATGCAGCCATAGCAATCACCTCGTGCCCATTTCTCACCCATTCTTTAATCAAGTCCCCCCTAAAGTTAATTAAAGAATCAGGTAATCCTCCAATAATAATTATTTTCATAATAATGATCTTTTATATGCTTAAATGTTTAAAGTTTTGAATTTTTTTTATTTCACCAACAATATAACTGTAAGTTTTTGAAGACTGTTTGTTTCCTCTATTTCTCAGAGGGATAAGTTTTTTTAATAAACCAAACTTGTTCAATAGAAAACATATAGCCAACTTTAAATATAAATAGAAATATAGCTTGGGGATTGTGAGTTTAGATGCCGTTGCTTTATATCGCTCTAAATTAATTTTTAATTTAGTTTTATAAGCGCGCATAACTTTTTTATATTCAATACTAGATTCTTCACGATAAAAATATAAAGCTTCTTTTATAAAGCCAACTTTCAAGTCACCTTTAAAACTAGCTTCCAACCATAACTGATAATCCTCAATCAGTTTTATTTTTTCATCATAACGGTTTCTTATACACCAATCGCGTCTAGCCATGATTGTAGCATGTGCAATTCCAGTCGTTCCTAGTATGCCTTCATTTACAGTCAAGTTGGAACTCTTTTCAGCGCTTGGTAGCCTGTAAGCAATTATTTCTGAATCATATGTAATTGAACAAATCCCAGTTGAAACAAGGTCAATATCTATATTGTGATCTAAAAATTCAACCTGTTTAGCTAGCCTTTCTGTTGAGACTAAATCATCAGCATCCATTCTGGCAATATACTTGCCACTAGCCATATCTATAATTTGATTTAATCTTGCTGGCAGACCTAAGTTCAGGCCATCAGATACAATTTTGATTCTTTTATCTTGAAACGAATGCGCAATTTTTAATGAATCATCTGTAGAACCGTCGTCAAGTAAAATCAATTCAAAATCAGTATAGGACTGAAGAAGTATAGACTGAATGCTTTCTTTAAAATATTTTCCGGGGTTGTAAAATGGAATTCCGATGGTAATCATAATGACTCTAAAATAAAATGGGATTAAAAATATAAGGGGCTAAATTACTAAAGGTACTAGTGGTCACAAAATAGTATGCTGAAAAGAAGAAAACAAATAAAAAACTAAAAATTAATTTGTTAAGTTCTGTTCTGATATTTCTAAAAACAATTGGAACCAGAAACACTAAACTTACATTGAAATAAAGTGACAATCTTAAAAATCCAGATG of Thalassotalea fonticola contains these proteins:
- a CDS encoding glycosyltransferase family 4 protein, which produces MKIIIIGGLPDSLINFRGDLIKEWVRNGHEVIAMAAFADSNLKLNVESLGCRFKSFPIERNGLNPFSDLKVLISLYKTFKLEKPDKIIAYTIKPVIWGGIAARFYSDSQFYGLITGLGFAFQRGGFKRNLLGNIATGLYKLALSKASSVIFQNPDNQQVFIDQKIVPADRTKRVYGSGVNLSRYENIPLPVGRPVFLTIARLLGEKGLREFAKAAMKVKFKYPEARFQIVGPEDPSPDGIPISEVMKWHNSDAVEYLGGTNDVRPFINNCHIFVLASYHEGMPRTVLEAMSIGRPILTTNVEGCRETVTDGFNGFLVPKQDVNSLANRMVWFIENQNEWSDMANQSRKMAEDKFDVKKVNESLLEIMQLKRSDNA
- a CDS encoding glycosyltransferase family 2 protein — encoded protein: MITIGIPFYNPGKYFKESIQSILLQSYTDFELILLDDGSTDDSLKIAHSFQDKRIKIVSDGLNLGLPARLNQIIDMASGKYIARMDADDLVSTERLAKQVEFLDHNIDIDLVSTGICSITYDSEIIAYRLPSAEKSSNLTVNEGILGTTGIAHATIMARRDWCIRNRYDEKIKLIEDYQLWLEASFKGDLKVGFIKEALYFYREESSIEYKKVMRAYKTKLKINLERYKATASKLTIPKLYFYLYLKLAICFLLNKFGLLKKLIPLRNRGNKQSSKTYSYIVGEIKKIQNFKHLSI